A portion of the Krasilnikovia cinnamomea genome contains these proteins:
- a CDS encoding alpha-ketoacid dehydrogenase subunit beta, with product MTTMTYREAMREAIRQAMRADDRVFLMGEDVGRYGGSFGVSLGLLEEFGPERIRDTPLSESAFVGAGIGAALGGLRPIVEIMTVNFSLLALDQILNNAATLRHMSGGQFGVPLVIRMTTGGGRQLAAQHSHSLEGWYAHIPGLRVIAPATVADARGMLAAALDDPDPVLIFEHGGLYNVSGEVPDGDGRADLDRAVVRRPGRDVTVVAYGGTVGTALTAAQDLAHDGVDAEVIDLRTLRPLDDATVIGSVARTHRAVVVDEGWRSGSFAAEVSARIMEQAFYELDAPVGRVCTAEVPIPYARHLEEAALPQPSDVRTAVHEVVGHG from the coding sequence ATGACCACGATGACGTACCGCGAGGCGATGCGGGAAGCGATCCGGCAGGCGATGCGCGCCGACGACCGGGTCTTCCTGATGGGCGAGGACGTCGGCCGCTACGGTGGGTCGTTCGGCGTGAGTTTGGGACTGCTGGAGGAATTCGGGCCCGAGCGCATCCGGGACACGCCGCTGTCGGAGTCGGCGTTCGTGGGCGCCGGGATCGGCGCGGCGCTGGGCGGGTTGCGTCCCATCGTCGAGATCATGACGGTGAACTTCAGCCTGCTGGCGCTGGATCAGATCCTCAACAACGCGGCCACACTGCGGCACATGTCCGGCGGCCAGTTCGGGGTGCCCCTGGTGATCCGGATGACCACCGGCGGCGGCCGCCAGCTTGCCGCCCAGCACTCGCACAGCCTCGAGGGCTGGTACGCCCACATTCCCGGCTTGCGGGTGATCGCCCCGGCGACGGTCGCCGACGCCCGCGGCATGCTGGCCGCGGCTCTCGACGACCCCGACCCGGTGCTGATCTTCGAGCACGGCGGCCTGTACAACGTCTCCGGCGAGGTGCCCGACGGCGACGGCCGCGCCGACCTGGACCGGGCAGTGGTACGCCGGCCCGGCCGGGACGTGACCGTGGTGGCGTACGGCGGCACCGTCGGCACCGCCCTGACCGCCGCGCAGGACCTGGCCCACGACGGGGTCGATGCCGAGGTCATCGACCTGCGGACGCTGCGCCCGCTGGACGACGCCACCGTGATCGGGTCGGTCGCCCGCACCCACCGGGCGGTCGTGGTCGACGAGGGATGGCGCTCCGGCAGCTTCGCGGCCGAGGTGAGCGCGCGAATCATGGAACAGGCCTTCTACGAACTGGACGCGCCGGTGGGCCGGGTGTGCACCGCCGAGGTGCCGATCCCCTACGCCCGGCATCTCGAAGAAGCCGCGCTGCCGCAGCCGTCCGATGTCCGCACCGCCGTGCACGAGGTGGTCGGCCATGGCTGA
- a CDS encoding ABC transporter ATP-binding protein — translation MTDMIMASGLVKTFGRTRALDGLDLSVSGGEIHGFLGPNGAGKTTTIRILLGLLRRDSGQVTLLGGDPWRDAVRLHRRLAYVPGEVNLWPNLTGGEVIDLLGALRGGLDPARRADLLERFALDPTKRCRAYSKGNRQKVALVAAFASDVELYLLDEPTSGLDPLMEMVFQDVVREARAAGRTVLLSSHILSEVEALCDRVTIVRSGRAAESGTFAQLRHLTRTSMVVETMRPIDALAALPCVHDVHAEGGRVHFSVDDGQVAAVLRELSELDVHALLSSPPTLEELFRRTYEQDGGSAREDTEMAGAR, via the coding sequence ATGACGGACATGATCATGGCCTCCGGCCTCGTGAAGACCTTCGGTCGGACACGGGCGCTGGATGGACTCGATCTGTCGGTGTCCGGCGGTGAGATCCACGGATTCCTCGGCCCCAACGGCGCCGGCAAGACCACCACCATTCGGATCCTGCTCGGGTTGCTGCGTCGTGATTCCGGTCAGGTGACGCTGCTGGGCGGCGACCCCTGGCGGGACGCGGTCCGGCTCCATCGCCGCCTGGCCTACGTGCCCGGTGAGGTGAACCTGTGGCCGAACCTGACCGGCGGCGAAGTGATCGACCTACTGGGCGCGTTGCGCGGCGGGCTCGACCCGGCACGCCGCGCCGATCTGCTGGAGCGTTTCGCGTTGGATCCGACGAAACGATGCCGCGCCTACTCCAAGGGCAACCGCCAGAAGGTCGCGTTGGTTGCCGCCTTCGCCTCCGATGTGGAGCTCTACCTGCTCGACGAACCGACCTCGGGCCTGGACCCGCTGATGGAGATGGTGTTCCAGGACGTCGTACGCGAGGCGCGCGCGGCGGGGCGGACGGTGTTGCTGTCCAGTCACATCCTGTCCGAGGTCGAGGCCCTGTGTGATCGGGTGACCATCGTGCGATCGGGTCGGGCGGCCGAGTCGGGCACGTTCGCCCAGTTGCGTCACCTGACCCGGACGAGCATGGTGGTCGAGACGATGCGCCCGATCGATGCGCTGGCCGCGCTGCCTTGCGTGCACGACGTGCACGCCGAGGGCGGCCGGGTGCATTTCAGCGTCGACGACGGCCAGGTTGCGGCGGTCCTGCGCGAGTTGTCCGAGCTCGACGTGCACGCCCTGCTCAGCTCACCGCCGACCCTCGAGGAGCTGTTCCGGCGGACGTATGAGCAGGACGGCGGCTCGGCCCGCGAGGATACGGAGATGGCGGGTGCCCGATGA
- the chrA gene encoding chromate efflux transporter — MPPEASRVRLGTVLREWGRIGCIGFGGPPAHIALLRKLCVQDRRWLTAQEFEHAIAACNLLPGPASTQLAIFCAWRVRGRAGALVGGAAFIVPGLIVILALAALFLEGDPPVWVKAAGAGAGAAVAAVATQAGTGLIPPAWKRTPNRIRWTAYLVLGTVAAATVGPWLVLLLLACGLAEILAQRLPRPRRQPAPALPLLAAAGLSGGVLLPLTWVAFKVGALSYGGGFVIIPIMQADAVDRHHWMTGAQFLNAVALGQITPGPVVQTVAVVGYAAAGIGGGLLASAVAFSPSFAFILLGADRFDRLRANRKVRAFLDGAGATAIGAILGSAIPLARALGQPWQYAVLVGAAVLALGLRRGPVLTLLSAALAGVVIVAAGGALPT, encoded by the coding sequence ATGCCTCCCGAGGCTTCCCGTGTCCGACTGGGCACCGTGCTGCGGGAGTGGGGCCGCATCGGCTGCATCGGTTTCGGTGGGCCTCCCGCACACATCGCACTGCTGCGCAAGCTGTGCGTGCAAGACCGGAGATGGCTGACGGCGCAGGAATTCGAACACGCGATCGCCGCCTGCAACCTGCTGCCCGGACCGGCCTCCACCCAACTCGCGATCTTCTGCGCGTGGCGAGTCCGCGGCCGCGCCGGCGCACTGGTGGGCGGTGCGGCTTTCATCGTCCCCGGCCTGATCGTGATTCTCGCCCTCGCCGCCCTGTTCCTCGAGGGCGACCCACCGGTCTGGGTCAAAGCCGCGGGTGCCGGCGCGGGCGCGGCCGTCGCCGCGGTGGCCACCCAGGCCGGGACGGGACTGATTCCCCCCGCCTGGAAACGTACGCCGAACCGGATCCGCTGGACCGCGTATCTGGTGCTCGGCACGGTGGCGGCCGCCACCGTAGGCCCCTGGCTGGTCCTGCTGCTGCTCGCCTGCGGACTGGCCGAGATCCTCGCCCAGCGGCTACCCCGGCCCAGGCGCCAACCGGCACCGGCCCTGCCTCTGCTGGCCGCCGCCGGCCTGAGCGGTGGCGTGCTGCTGCCGCTCACCTGGGTCGCTTTCAAAGTCGGTGCCCTATCCTACGGCGGCGGCTTCGTCATCATCCCGATCATGCAGGCCGACGCGGTCGACCGGCACCATTGGATGACCGGAGCGCAGTTCCTCAATGCCGTCGCTCTCGGCCAGATCACCCCCGGCCCGGTCGTCCAGACCGTCGCCGTCGTCGGCTACGCGGCAGCCGGGATCGGTGGCGGGCTGCTCGCCTCGGCCGTCGCGTTCAGCCCGTCGTTCGCGTTCATCCTGCTCGGCGCCGACAGATTCGACCGGCTGCGCGCCAACCGGAAGGTCCGTGCGTTCCTCGACGGCGCCGGCGCTACGGCGATCGGCGCCATTCTCGGCTCGGCGATTCCACTGGCCCGCGCCCTCGGCCAGCCATGGCAGTACGCCGTACTTGTCGGTGCCGCCGTACTCGCCCTGGGCCTGCGTCGCGGCCCGGTCCTGACGCTGCTGTCCGCCGCCCTGGCCGGAGTCGTCATCGTCGCGGCGGGCGGAGCTCTGCCGACCTGA
- a CDS encoding ABC transporter permease encodes MNAIAGALPLTRLALRRDRITIPAWALGLAAFTAATTALWAADFADPADLVQETRLAAVSPGIRMLGLTSAPTVGAYAMVRNFVLLAVLAALMSVFSVVRHTRQGEETGRAELVGAAVVGRYAGLAAALTVTVVADVVLAVMLGLAFVVAGQPVAGSFTAGAAVAAVGLAFAGVAAVTTQLSTTARGASGQAAAVLGAAFLVCGIGNMAGTVDASGMYVRSAWPAWLSPIGWGQQARPFAGDHWWPLAMAVVLFAAGVGVAVWLAGRRDFGHGVLAQPAGPARAGRLLRGSAGLAWRLQTGAFLGWAAGMLGFGLIMGGLAGQITNATGAARDFYTRMGGSDVILDAYRTSILQMAGMAAAIYVVQVLLRMRAEEADGPLEPLLAASAGRSRWALSHALMAGIGATTLLLLFATGAGLAAGAVLGGPVGQVRTLILAALVQLPAVLTVGALVIVAVGLLPRFAGVLAWVGLIAAIIIGPLFGATLRLPQWVQDLSPFTHLPKAPAMPVTVAPVLTLTVVLAALTLAGLVALRRRDLALPA; translated from the coding sequence ATGAACGCCATCGCCGGTGCTCTGCCGCTGACCCGGCTTGCGCTGCGCCGCGACCGGATCACGATCCCCGCCTGGGCGCTGGGGCTGGCGGCGTTCACCGCCGCGACCACCGCCCTGTGGGCCGCTGACTTCGCCGACCCCGCGGACCTGGTGCAGGAGACCCGGCTCGCCGCCGTCAGCCCCGGGATCCGCATGCTCGGGCTGACGTCGGCGCCCACCGTCGGCGCGTACGCCATGGTCCGCAACTTCGTGCTGCTCGCGGTGCTGGCCGCGCTGATGAGCGTGTTTTCGGTGGTGCGCCACACGCGGCAGGGCGAGGAGACCGGCCGGGCCGAACTCGTGGGTGCGGCCGTCGTCGGCCGTTACGCCGGCCTCGCCGCCGCCCTGACCGTCACGGTTGTCGCCGACGTCGTCCTGGCCGTCATGCTCGGCCTGGCATTCGTCGTGGCCGGGCAACCTGTTGCCGGGTCGTTCACCGCCGGGGCCGCGGTCGCGGCGGTCGGTCTCGCCTTCGCGGGCGTGGCCGCAGTGACCACCCAGCTGTCGACCACGGCCCGCGGCGCCAGCGGTCAGGCCGCCGCGGTCCTCGGCGCCGCATTCCTGGTCTGCGGTATCGGCAACATGGCGGGCACGGTGGATGCCAGTGGCATGTACGTGCGCAGTGCCTGGCCGGCATGGCTCTCCCCGATCGGTTGGGGCCAGCAGGCCAGGCCGTTCGCGGGTGACCACTGGTGGCCGCTCGCGATGGCGGTGGTGCTGTTCGCGGCCGGCGTCGGGGTGGCCGTCTGGCTGGCCGGGCGACGCGACTTCGGGCACGGAGTCCTGGCGCAGCCGGCCGGGCCGGCCCGAGCCGGTCGTCTGCTGCGCGGCTCGGCGGGCCTGGCGTGGCGCCTGCAGACCGGCGCGTTTCTCGGCTGGGCGGCAGGGATGCTCGGCTTCGGACTCATCATGGGCGGACTGGCCGGACAGATCACGAACGCCACGGGCGCAGCCCGCGACTTCTACACCCGGATGGGTGGCAGCGACGTGATCCTCGACGCGTACCGTACGTCGATCCTGCAGATGGCCGGCATGGCCGCGGCCATCTATGTCGTGCAGGTCCTGTTGCGCATGCGGGCCGAAGAGGCCGACGGGCCCCTGGAACCCCTACTGGCCGCCAGCGCCGGCCGGAGCCGCTGGGCGCTGAGCCACGCACTCATGGCGGGGATCGGCGCGACCACGTTGCTGCTGTTGTTCGCGACCGGCGCGGGCCTGGCCGCCGGGGCGGTGCTCGGTGGTCCGGTCGGACAGGTGCGTACGTTGATCCTGGCGGCCCTGGTGCAGTTGCCCGCGGTCCTGACGGTCGGCGCCCTGGTCATTGTGGCCGTCGGCCTGTTGCCCCGCTTCGCGGGCGTGCTGGCGTGGGTCGGCCTCATCGCGGCCATCATCATCGGTCCGCTTTTCGGCGCCACCCTACGGTTGCCGCAATGGGTACAGGATCTCTCGCCGTTCACCCATCTGCCGAAGGCACCGGCCATGCCGGTCACCGTCGCGCCGGTCCTCACCCTGACCGTGGTGCTCGCCGCGCTGACGCTGGCCGGCCTGGTCGCCCTGCGCCGCCGCGACCTGGCGCTTCCAGCCTGA
- a CDS encoding acyl carrier protein — protein MSTHDMDELVRGALHEIAPEADLRGLAPADDLRETLGLDSLDFLQLVEVLSERTGVRIDEDDYPRLDTLAGTVEFLTSAPQRS, from the coding sequence GTGAGTACCCACGACATGGACGAACTGGTCCGCGGCGCATTGCACGAGATCGCACCCGAGGCGGACCTGCGCGGGCTGGCACCGGCCGACGACCTCCGCGAGACGCTCGGCCTGGACTCGCTGGACTTCCTGCAACTGGTGGAGGTGCTCAGCGAACGCACCGGCGTCCGGATCGACGAGGACGACTACCCGAGGCTGGATACCCTCGCCGGCACCGTCGAATTCCTCACCTCCGCGCCGCAGCGAAGCTGA
- the acsA gene encoding acetate--CoA ligase, which yields MQSWIPIRKTDAERAAANLSHYPWVQHDFSWEHARERLRGLPDGGLNIGYEAVDRHLDTERRDKTALRCVDRSGVVRELTYADLGRDTSRFANLLDRLGVHVGERVFLLLPRGPELYVAALGTLRYGAALSPLFPAFGPEPIRERIELGDGMVLVTTPELYEARVAPVRDRLPGLRHVLVTGDATPPAGTTSLQAGLAAESDRFTVRPTDPGDIALLHFTSGTTGRPKGAVHVHEAVVAHHTSALYALDLHPDDVFWCTADPGWVTGTSYGIIAPLTHGLTLVVDAGEFSARRWFQTLERERVTVWYTAPTAIRMLMRHGTSLARQYDLSALRFVASVGEPLNPEAVYWGREALGHPIHDTWWQTETGAIMISNFAGLDIRPGSMGLPLPGVQVALLERGDNGRARVTGDTVETIDRPGVVGELALRPGWPSMFRGYLHDPDRYAGCFAGGWYLSGDLASRDEDGYVWFVGRADDVIKSAGHLIGPFEVESTLMEHPAVAEAGVIGRPDPVAGEIVKAFVTLRPGVAESDDVRLDLLGFARKRLGAVAPKEIVFDAHLPHTRSGKVMRRLLKARELGLPEGDLSTLESAH from the coding sequence ATGCAGAGCTGGATTCCGATCAGGAAAACCGACGCGGAGCGAGCGGCGGCGAACCTCAGCCATTACCCGTGGGTCCAACACGACTTCAGCTGGGAACACGCACGGGAACGGCTGCGCGGTCTCCCGGACGGCGGGCTCAACATCGGCTATGAGGCGGTGGACCGGCATCTCGACACCGAACGCCGGGACAAGACCGCGCTGCGCTGCGTCGACCGATCCGGGGTGGTGCGCGAGTTGACGTACGCGGACCTCGGGCGGGACACCAGCCGCTTCGCCAACCTGCTCGACAGGCTGGGCGTACACGTGGGTGAGCGAGTCTTCCTGCTCCTGCCACGCGGGCCCGAGCTGTACGTGGCCGCTCTGGGCACCCTGCGCTACGGTGCGGCACTCTCCCCCCTGTTCCCGGCGTTCGGACCGGAGCCGATCCGCGAACGCATCGAACTCGGTGACGGGATGGTTCTGGTCACCACACCCGAGCTGTACGAGGCCCGGGTGGCTCCGGTCCGCGACCGGCTGCCCGGCCTGCGGCACGTGCTCGTCACCGGTGACGCAACGCCACCAGCGGGCACGACCAGCCTGCAGGCGGGCCTCGCCGCGGAGTCCGACCGGTTCACGGTGCGGCCCACCGACCCGGGCGACATCGCGTTGCTGCATTTCACCAGCGGCACCACCGGCCGCCCGAAGGGGGCGGTGCACGTGCACGAGGCGGTGGTCGCCCACCACACCTCCGCGCTGTACGCCTTGGACCTGCACCCCGACGACGTCTTCTGGTGCACGGCGGACCCGGGCTGGGTCACCGGTACGTCGTACGGGATCATCGCGCCGCTGACGCACGGCCTGACCCTGGTCGTGGACGCGGGCGAGTTCAGTGCCCGCCGCTGGTTCCAGACCCTCGAACGGGAACGCGTGACGGTCTGGTACACCGCGCCCACGGCGATCCGGATGCTCATGCGGCACGGCACCAGCCTCGCCCGCCAGTACGACCTGTCCGCGTTGCGGTTCGTCGCCTCCGTCGGCGAGCCGCTCAACCCGGAAGCCGTGTACTGGGGCCGGGAGGCGCTCGGTCACCCCATTCACGACACCTGGTGGCAGACCGAGACCGGCGCCATCATGATCAGCAACTTCGCGGGGCTGGACATCCGGCCCGGCTCGATGGGTCTGCCTCTGCCCGGCGTGCAGGTCGCGCTGCTGGAACGCGGCGACAACGGCCGGGCCCGTGTCACCGGGGACACGGTCGAGACGATCGACCGCCCCGGCGTCGTGGGCGAACTGGCGTTGCGTCCCGGCTGGCCGTCGATGTTCCGCGGTTACCTGCACGACCCCGACCGGTACGCGGGCTGCTTCGCGGGCGGCTGGTATCTCTCCGGGGACCTGGCCAGCCGGGACGAGGACGGCTACGTCTGGTTCGTCGGCCGCGCCGACGATGTGATCAAGTCCGCCGGTCATCTGATCGGCCCGTTCGAGGTGGAGAGCACGTTGATGGAGCATCCGGCCGTCGCGGAGGCCGGCGTCATCGGCCGCCCGGACCCGGTGGCCGGCGAGATCGTGAAGGCGTTCGTCACGCTGCGCCCCGGCGTCGCCGAGTCGGACGATGTGCGCCTGGACCTGCTCGGCTTCGCGCGCAAGCGCCTCGGCGCGGTGGCCCCCAAAGAGATCGTCTTCGACGCCCACCTGCCCCACACGCGTAGCGGCAAGGTGATGCGCCGCCTGCTGAAGGCCCGCGAGCTCGGCCTGCCCGAGGGCGACCTGTCGACCCTGGAGAGCGCGCACTGA
- a CDS encoding RICIN domain-containing protein — MLITRRLLTMSAAVCGVLTLVLSGVAGPAQATATTTAQRAAVTATSAFQPYDSNIYNWYSDKCLNVDLRHGPVHNGTKVQMWRCNDYDNELWTYYYDDYTIQSSYDGRCLEASRKTAFRNGGKVQVWTCNGRVNQKWTIYSDGTIVNWYSGLCLDADRKTAFKNGGKVQVWNCNGRTNQRWYF, encoded by the coding sequence ATGCTTATCACGCGACGCCTTCTGACGATGTCGGCTGCCGTCTGTGGCGTCCTGACCCTCGTACTGTCGGGAGTTGCGGGACCCGCACAAGCGACGGCCACAACCACCGCACAACGTGCGGCCGTCACCGCGACAAGCGCCTTCCAGCCCTACGACTCGAACATCTACAACTGGTACAGCGACAAGTGTTTGAACGTGGACCTGCGTCACGGCCCGGTTCACAATGGCACGAAGGTGCAGATGTGGCGCTGCAACGACTACGATAACGAATTGTGGACCTACTACTACGATGACTACACCATTCAGAGCAGCTACGACGGCCGCTGCCTGGAAGCATCCCGCAAGACCGCCTTCAGGAACGGCGGCAAGGTCCAGGTGTGGACATGCAACGGCCGAGTCAACCAGAAATGGACGATCTACTCCGACGGAACGATCGTGAACTGGTACTCCGGCCTCTGCCTGGACGCGGACCGCAAGACCGCGTTCAAGAACGGCGGCAAGGTTCAGGTGTGGAATTGCAACGGCCGAACCAACCAGCGGTGGTACTTCTGA
- a CDS encoding VOC family protein — protein MISPTDNTVHVRYLVDDVQAAIDFYTTHLGFTPNTTFLPAFADVRRGNLRLLLSGPASSAGRAMPDGRKPQPGGWNRIHLLVDDIDTEVARLRAAGVSFRSEVISGPGGRQIVLDDPAGNPIELFQPAGA, from the coding sequence ATGATCAGCCCAACCGACAACACCGTGCACGTCCGCTACCTGGTCGACGATGTCCAAGCGGCCATCGACTTCTACACCACCCACCTCGGCTTCACGCCGAACACCACGTTCCTGCCGGCGTTCGCCGACGTGCGACGCGGCAACCTGCGGCTGCTGCTGTCCGGCCCGGCCAGCTCGGCGGGTCGGGCGATGCCCGACGGACGCAAACCCCAGCCAGGTGGCTGGAACCGCATCCACCTGCTGGTCGACGACATCGACACCGAGGTCGCCCGGCTACGCGCCGCCGGTGTCAGCTTCCGCAGCGAGGTCATATCTGGCCCGGGTGGGCGGCAGATCGTTCTGGACGACCCGGCCGGCAATCCGATCGAACTGTTCCAGCCGGCGGGCGCCTGA
- the pdhA gene encoding pyruvate dehydrogenase (acetyl-transferring) E1 component subunit alpha — MSKKSTVPPAAGASAHRLDLLREMVRIRRFEERCVELYSAARIRGFLHLYIGEEAVAAGVMSALTPADAVVSTYREHGHALARGIPPGAVMAEMFGKAAGCSRGRGGSMHLFDATTRFYGGNAIVGGGLPVAVGLALADAMLGRPVVTACFFGDGAVAEGEFHETLNLAALWRLPVLFCCENNLYAMGTAIERAQAVTDLAKRAASYGVAADTVDGMDVLAVEDAARAAVAAVRSGTGPRFLELLTYRFRAHSMYDPDRYRDKAEIARWRQRDPITLLTGRMRDDGELPDDTLQELEAAVAAEIDAAVAFADEAAEEPVGDLTRFVLAERSGS, encoded by the coding sequence ATGAGCAAGAAGTCCACGGTGCCGCCAGCAGCGGGCGCCAGCGCTCACCGGCTGGACCTGCTGCGCGAGATGGTACGCATCCGGCGCTTCGAGGAGCGCTGCGTGGAGCTGTACAGCGCCGCTCGGATCCGGGGATTCCTGCATCTGTACATCGGTGAGGAGGCCGTCGCCGCCGGCGTGATGAGCGCGCTGACCCCCGCCGACGCGGTCGTCTCGACATACCGCGAGCACGGGCATGCGCTGGCGCGGGGAATCCCGCCCGGCGCCGTCATGGCGGAGATGTTCGGCAAGGCGGCGGGCTGCAGCCGTGGCCGCGGCGGTTCCATGCACCTGTTCGACGCGACAACCCGGTTCTACGGCGGCAACGCGATCGTCGGCGGTGGCCTGCCGGTCGCCGTGGGGCTCGCCCTGGCCGACGCCATGCTCGGACGCCCGGTCGTCACCGCGTGCTTCTTCGGCGACGGCGCGGTCGCGGAGGGCGAGTTCCACGAGACGCTGAACCTCGCCGCGCTGTGGCGCCTTCCGGTGCTGTTCTGCTGTGAGAACAACCTTTATGCGATGGGTACGGCCATTGAACGCGCCCAGGCCGTGACCGACCTGGCGAAGCGAGCTGCCTCGTACGGCGTGGCCGCCGACACGGTGGACGGCATGGACGTCCTGGCGGTGGAGGACGCGGCGCGGGCGGCGGTCGCGGCGGTGCGCTCCGGCACCGGCCCCCGGTTCCTGGAGCTGCTCACCTACCGCTTCCGGGCGCACTCCATGTACGACCCGGACCGGTACCGCGACAAGGCCGAGATCGCCCGCTGGCGGCAGCGGGACCCGATCACCCTGCTCACCGGCCGGATGCGCGACGACGGCGAACTGCCCGACGACACGCTGCAGGAGCTGGAGGCTGCCGTCGCCGCCGAGATCGACGCGGCGGTCGCGTTCGCGGATGAGGCGGCCGAGGAGCCGGTCGGCGACCTGACCCGGTTCGTGCTCGCGGAGCGGAGCGGGTCATGA
- a CDS encoding dihydrolipoamide acetyltransferase family protein codes for MAEFRMPSLGADMTEGVLVEWLVSPGATVHRGDVVAVVDTAKAAIEVECFDTGTVEQLLVEPGARVPVGTPLATITVDESAAAAPAPPPRTPVHSPTQPPPSPDSSPVTSPLVRREAATRHVNVRTVHGTGTGGRVTRADIQHAAAAPARRRVSPRARRLAAEAGVDLTTVHPTGPRGSVTGADILGTARRTDTDRSAAMRRTIAALMARSKREIPHYYLTETIDLTDSLRWLRDRNRELPVPQRIVAAALLLKASAVAARAVPELNGFWQDDGFVPSTAVHLGVAVSLRGGGLVAPAIENADGLPLTELMARLKDLVARTRAGRLRGSELASPTLTVSNLGEQGVESIIGVIYPPQVALVGFGRITERPWAVDGLLGVRQLVTASLAGDHRATDGATGARYLREVARLLNRPEEL; via the coding sequence ATGGCTGAGTTCCGCATGCCCTCGCTCGGCGCGGACATGACCGAGGGGGTCCTGGTCGAATGGCTGGTGTCGCCCGGCGCCACCGTGCACCGCGGGGACGTGGTCGCGGTCGTCGACACGGCCAAGGCCGCGATCGAGGTGGAATGCTTCGACACCGGCACCGTCGAACAGCTGCTCGTGGAGCCCGGTGCCCGGGTACCGGTAGGTACCCCACTGGCCACCATCACGGTGGACGAATCCGCCGCGGCTGCGCCCGCTCCGCCGCCGCGAACACCGGTCCACTCCCCCACCCAGCCGCCCCCGTCACCGGACTCGTCGCCGGTGACCTCCCCGCTGGTCCGGCGAGAGGCCGCCACACGGCATGTGAATGTGCGGACGGTGCACGGCACTGGGACCGGTGGCCGGGTGACGCGTGCCGACATACAGCACGCCGCGGCGGCCCCAGCACGCCGACGGGTCTCGCCACGGGCCCGCCGCCTGGCCGCCGAGGCTGGTGTGGACCTCACCACGGTCCACCCCACTGGACCGCGCGGCTCGGTGACCGGGGCTGACATCCTGGGGACCGCGCGCCGGACTGACACGGACCGGTCGGCCGCGATGCGCCGGACGATCGCCGCGCTGATGGCCCGGTCCAAGCGGGAGATCCCGCACTACTACCTGACCGAGACGATCGACCTCACCGATTCACTGCGCTGGCTGCGGGACCGAAACCGCGAGCTGCCGGTGCCACAACGCATCGTTGCGGCCGCGTTGTTGTTGAAGGCGAGCGCCGTGGCGGCCCGCGCCGTGCCGGAACTCAACGGGTTCTGGCAGGACGACGGCTTCGTGCCGTCGACGGCGGTGCATCTCGGCGTGGCGGTGTCGCTGCGCGGCGGCGGTCTGGTGGCTCCTGCCATCGAGAACGCGGACGGTTTGCCGTTGACGGAGCTGATGGCCCGGCTCAAGGACCTGGTCGCACGCACCCGTGCCGGGCGGCTGCGCGGCAGCGAACTCGCCTCGCCCACCCTGACCGTGTCCAACCTGGGCGAACAGGGCGTCGAATCGATCATCGGCGTGATCTACCCGCCGCAAGTGGCGCTCGTCGGATTCGGCCGGATCACCGAGCGGCCGTGGGCCGTCGACGGGCTGCTCGGCGTCCGGCAACTCGTCACCGCAAGTCTGGCCGGCGACCATCGCGCCACCGACGGCGCGACCGGCGCGCGTTACCTGCGCGAGGTCGCCCGGCTCCTGAACCGACCGGAGGAGCTGTGA